Proteins from a single region of Acidianus ambivalens:
- a CDS encoding ABC transporter substrate-binding protein gives MLYKKSRLYASILVIIVMLGFYLPTINGFNVITHSALTDKITNGTWVWAPEAPPTPGGIYWNFWSPTNLVLGFFQYLPLAVYVHNDHQFIPILATNWTWNGNELIVTLRHPYYWDTVNGPKPFTAWDVWTTYMIGIRLFGWYSNYGLYNVTVINNYTVAFWFKGIYWKNLDRTAAIVLASYIGAPYFQFGKYAKILATLNTSNLALSSYLSNLTSYIESLNVTPTSNGFYFPNVSSINDELMCWVANPYFEQAFPNSSIKYYPKMITYWSSGNTQTYNFLEGGLLGYCVTAIPYSIYETIKSEGYIIYMACTYGGVGFYLNPQIYPFNNPIVRQALYYAINTTELAEAYAPDYISGPTNFAGIPSGFLPEFQKMIPSSFFQGLNNYSYNLQKATQLLEEAGLKKVNGYWVLPNGSQLTISIIVPSGFTDFVALSQEFATQLNAFGIKAQVYELSTSDFYSEFFSGDFEAAPFFTPFTDTIDAWRIASIIPQPPFNLSKPTWYIYNGENYTINVSQIVIQMHTLQYGSPQYINDTGKLMAWYNYWLPAIADVQKVEPVELNPYEANWNAILSTHNQTLISTILFPFIAYDFEYMGPVIGLLMGYIVPPGVTPHLPTYVKPTPPTTTVSPSVAPKSSILPIVGGILVVIIVVAVVFTIIRRRGKPE, from the coding sequence ATGTTATATAAAAAGAGTAGATTATATGCCTCAATTTTGGTAATTATAGTAATGCTAGGATTTTATCTACCTACTATTAATGGGTTCAATGTAATAACGCATTCCGCACTTACGGATAAAATAACTAATGGCACATGGGTTTGGGCACCCGAAGCTCCTCCTACTCCTGGGGGAATATATTGGAATTTCTGGTCACCTACTAATTTAGTTTTAGGATTCTTCCAATACTTACCATTGGCTGTTTATGTGCATAATGATCATCAGTTCATACCTATCTTAGCAACTAACTGGACGTGGAATGGAAACGAACTAATAGTAACGCTTAGACATCCATATTACTGGGATACAGTAAACGGACCAAAGCCATTTACTGCCTGGGACGTATGGACTACTTATATGATAGGAATAAGATTATTCGGATGGTACTCAAACTATGGATTATATAATGTAACTGTAATAAATAATTATACTGTAGCGTTTTGGTTTAAAGGAATTTATTGGAAAAACTTAGATAGAACGGCAGCTATAGTCTTAGCATCTTATATAGGAGCCCCATATTTCCAATTTGGTAAATATGCTAAAATACTGGCAACTCTAAATACGTCAAATTTAGCATTAAGCAGTTATCTAAGCAACCTAACTAGCTATATAGAATCTCTAAATGTAACTCCTACAAGTAATGGATTCTATTTCCCTAACGTCTCTAGTATTAACGACGAACTAATGTGCTGGGTAGCAAATCCATATTTCGAGCAGGCATTTCCTAACTCGTCTATAAAATACTATCCTAAAATGATAACTTATTGGTCCAGTGGTAACACTCAAACTTATAACTTTTTAGAAGGTGGTCTATTAGGCTACTGCGTTACTGCAATACCATATAGCATATACGAAACAATAAAATCTGAGGGATATATAATATACATGGCATGTACCTATGGTGGCGTAGGATTTTATCTTAATCCTCAAATATACCCATTTAATAATCCAATAGTAAGACAAGCTTTATACTATGCCATAAACACTACAGAGCTTGCTGAGGCATATGCACCAGATTACATATCTGGTCCAACTAATTTTGCTGGAATTCCTTCTGGTTTCTTACCAGAGTTCCAGAAAATGATTCCTTCATCGTTTTTCCAAGGTCTTAATAATTATTCATATAATTTACAAAAGGCTACCCAGTTGCTAGAAGAAGCGGGATTGAAAAAAGTAAATGGTTATTGGGTCTTACCAAACGGATCTCAGTTAACAATAAGTATTATAGTACCATCAGGATTTACAGATTTTGTCGCATTATCACAAGAATTTGCTACGCAGCTAAACGCTTTCGGTATAAAAGCGCAGGTTTATGAATTATCTACGTCCGACTTTTATTCAGAGTTCTTCAGTGGAGATTTTGAAGCAGCACCGTTCTTTACACCATTTACAGATACTATAGATGCGTGGAGAATAGCCAGCATAATACCACAACCGCCGTTTAATTTATCAAAACCAACATGGTATATCTATAATGGTGAAAATTATACAATAAATGTATCACAAATAGTTATTCAAATGCATACTCTACAATATGGTTCTCCTCAGTATATAAATGATACAGGAAAGCTTATGGCGTGGTACAACTACTGGTTACCTGCTATTGCTGATGTACAAAAAGTAGAACCAGTAGAGCTTAATCCTTATGAAGCAAACTGGAATGCTATATTATCTACTCATAATCAAACCTTAATATCTACAATCTTATTCCCATTTATAGCATACGACTTTGAATATATGGGGCCAGTAATAGGTTTGCTAATGGGCTATATAGTACCGCCTGGCGTTACTCCACACTTGCCTACCTATGTAAAGCCAACTCCTCCTACGACTACTGTTTCCCCCTCAGTTGCACCTAAATCTAGTATATTACCAATAGTTGGAGGAATTTTAGTAGTAATAATAGTAGTAGCAGTTGTATTCACCATAATAAGAAGAAGAGGTAAACCGGAGTAA
- a CDS encoding M24 family metallopeptidase has translation MIPRISENELWNRLNNLKKKMAELNLDAIYLTNLSNIFYLTNLYILSTERPFVLVIPKDGEITLISPLLEKDHIETMTKIIGRKYFYFDFPGEPHVILFIRDKILDLAKEYNIKRLGMDNLAGAPSYWGYYGPLLSEILSKNGIEITSIKDLIEEMRIIKGEEEINLIKMSGYWASKAIEIAMNYIKPGKYDWEISLEASLEASKKIKEYFGEEYKPIKSIYPLVVGFRGQVGEYSAFPHVLSTYRRIKEGDILGIGSGPDIGGYSAELERTLFVKYANDTHKSMYEKMMKLRETALNAIKPYGNIKDVDKAVREKAKELGVQEYLRHHVGHGLGIEVHERPFIDIGYDGKFLPGMVFSVEPGIYVPGLGGYRHSDTVLVRENGIELLTKFPDNLEELTIK, from the coding sequence ATGATACCTAGAATTAGTGAAAACGAATTATGGAATAGGCTCAATAATCTTAAAAAGAAAATGGCAGAACTAAATTTAGATGCTATTTATCTAACTAATTTATCAAATATATTCTATTTAACGAATCTATACATTTTATCTACAGAAAGGCCATTTGTATTAGTTATACCAAAAGACGGTGAAATCACTCTTATATCACCATTACTTGAAAAAGATCATATTGAGACGATGACTAAAATTATAGGAAGAAAATACTTCTATTTTGATTTTCCAGGAGAGCCTCACGTTATATTATTTATTAGAGATAAGATCTTAGACTTAGCTAAAGAATACAATATAAAGAGACTTGGAATGGATAATTTAGCTGGGGCTCCGTCTTATTGGGGATACTATGGTCCATTACTGTCAGAAATACTGAGTAAAAATGGAATAGAAATTACTTCAATTAAAGACCTTATTGAAGAAATGAGAATTATAAAAGGAGAGGAGGAAATTAATTTAATTAAAATGAGTGGTTATTGGGCTTCTAAGGCGATTGAAATTGCAATGAATTATATTAAACCTGGGAAATATGATTGGGAGATCTCTCTTGAGGCCAGCTTAGAAGCTAGTAAGAAAATTAAAGAATACTTTGGAGAAGAATATAAACCAATTAAGTCTATTTATCCATTAGTAGTAGGTTTCAGAGGCCAAGTGGGTGAGTACTCTGCATTTCCTCACGTGTTATCAACTTATAGGAGAATAAAGGAAGGTGACATTTTAGGCATAGGATCGGGACCAGATATAGGAGGATATTCTGCAGAATTAGAAAGGACTCTATTTGTAAAATATGCTAATGATACTCATAAAAGTATGTACGAGAAAATGATGAAATTAAGAGAAACTGCTCTAAATGCTATTAAACCTTATGGTAATATAAAAGATGTAGATAAAGCTGTTAGAGAAAAAGCAAAAGAACTAGGGGTTCAAGAGTACTTACGCCATCATGTAGGCCATGGATTAGGTATAGAAGTCCACGAAAGACCGTTTATTGACATAGGATATGATGGTAAATTCTTACCGGGCATGGTATTCTCTGTAGAGCCAGGAATATATGTTCCCGGCTTAGGAGGGTACAGGCATTCTGATACAGTCTTGGTAAGAGAAAATGGAATAGAATTACTTACTAAATTTCCAGATAACTTAGAGGAATTAACGATAAAATAA
- a CDS encoding MFS transporter, translating to MGNNTNSSISEIMDNLQKIPISTWLFLVISASYFFVEYDLFDLSYVLPAIISTFKIPSTLASLALTSTFIGGVIGELSGGYLSDNFGRKFMLIIGLVTYSMATILSALSVNILMLIITRFFVGWGTYVDFNSVVTYLAEMSPKRSRGKIISYSSSIGIALGALVVIVVSYLLAPIPNIGWRLVFILGGIVGITFAVLRKDLPESPRWLEKKGKLDEAKLTLEKLHINIQEPLIPSTYDNSHKSSFSNLKILVDKSHLKYFLIFLFSWIMFYSAFDGEGITVPTILTEHGYTLASTLRFFVVSGSVAFVFYIISALTAEKTQRKYLAAFLTGIFMAILGTLYNAILIYISLASLSSLGAFIFPYTYLLTVEHFPTEVRATAFAFTDGIAHLLLAFMPIIILTVSAKYGFFSTMLILAVMMIVGGILLLFTKATTGKALDETSK from the coding sequence ATGGGTAATAATACTAATAGCTCAATCTCTGAAATTATGGATAATTTACAGAAAATACCTATTTCTACATGGTTATTTCTGGTAATTAGCGCAAGCTACTTTTTTGTCGAGTACGATTTGTTTGATTTAAGTTATGTACTTCCAGCAATAATTAGTACTTTTAAGATACCCTCAACATTAGCATCACTAGCTTTAACTAGTACATTTATAGGAGGAGTTATAGGCGAGCTAAGCGGTGGATATTTATCGGATAATTTTGGCAGAAAGTTCATGTTAATAATTGGATTAGTTACATATTCAATGGCAACGATTTTATCAGCGTTATCAGTAAACATCCTTATGCTAATTATAACAAGATTCTTTGTAGGTTGGGGGACTTACGTAGATTTTAATTCAGTTGTAACTTATTTGGCAGAAATGTCACCTAAACGTTCTAGGGGCAAAATAATTTCTTACTCTTCATCGATAGGTATAGCACTAGGAGCATTAGTAGTTATTGTCGTATCTTACTTGCTTGCTCCAATCCCAAATATAGGCTGGCGTTTAGTATTTATACTAGGAGGTATCGTTGGCATAACGTTTGCGGTTTTAAGAAAAGATTTACCAGAGTCTCCTAGATGGCTAGAGAAAAAAGGGAAATTAGATGAAGCTAAGTTAACTCTAGAAAAACTTCATATAAATATTCAAGAACCATTAATACCTTCTACTTATGATAATTCTCACAAATCATCATTCTCTAACTTGAAAATATTAGTAGATAAAAGCCATCTAAAATATTTCCTTATATTTTTATTCTCATGGATTATGTTTTATTCTGCTTTTGATGGTGAAGGTATAACTGTACCTACTATATTGACAGAGCATGGCTATACATTAGCTTCAACGCTAAGATTCTTTGTAGTTTCTGGCAGTGTAGCATTTGTATTCTATATTATTTCAGCACTTACTGCAGAAAAAACTCAAAGAAAGTACCTAGCTGCATTCCTAACCGGTATTTTCATGGCAATTTTAGGTACGTTATATAATGCTATTTTAATATATATATCTTTAGCATCACTATCTTCATTAGGTGCATTTATATTTCCTTATACATACCTGCTTACAGTAGAGCACTTCCCTACAGAAGTTAGGGCAACTGCTTTTGCTTTTACTGACGGAATAGCACATTTGTTATTAGCATTTATGCCAATAATAATCCTAACGGTTTCGGCTAAGTACGGATTCTTCAGTACTATGCTTATATTAGCTGTGATGATGATAGTTGGTGGAATATTATTACTATTTACTAAAGCAACTACGGGCAAAGCATTAGATGAAACTAGCAAGTAA
- a CDS encoding ABC transporter substrate-binding protein yields the protein MKMYAKKHLALSKISAIIILIIIIIAAAGGIYYFETSHYHHAVTKVITLAPPNPNELTDVAQTAPPDALDPATGFFVQDGPLFTAVFQELVEFNGSNYHEVVPVIAENYTTPNYQNYYFYLRQCIHFSDGVQVNASTVWFSLYRTILMGQGPGVANYIGLLFNSTVYAVSGYAIPWGVCYAIENATGLHTVGNYTLTAEVLASILSHFNANNATIQKIMSYPNQAIVVKGPYEVEINTLEPYRYLPLVLAGWWGAIVNPVCVDMHGGVVPNSVNSYINEHGMNGTGPYVIVKVCPGFSTIELEANPNYWAVGKNVPAVAEPAHIKYIIIDYGLTHNDRVEDFVKNKAQISYISIPYLSQILGTPPYNEIPENATFVNFGAEPGVLFIAMNTQKFPTNITNFRLAIEHAINYSALLSIFSYNGKPLACEFLGPISPECKGYYDPANLSMYNYDPSLAMHYLNEAGYIGDFYVVLPNGTVLGNPSGTQLPPLSLYALAPVNELEQDELEVISHDLSQIGIATTVYYVLPSVIPSFNTPNDSPQLLDLGWFPDWPDPVFQELMPITDIEFGAIDHAWFNCPTLQSMYNTLPFITNVTLQEELTAKAYSIIYNEAPYVWLPVPDDYFLVQPYIHCFQYNEFVGYYYNMMYYSNYTYTT from the coding sequence ATGAAAATGTATGCTAAAAAACATTTGGCGTTAAGTAAAATTAGTGCTATAATAATTTTAATAATTATAATTATTGCAGCAGCAGGCGGTATATATTATTTTGAGACTTCACATTATCACCATGCTGTAACCAAAGTTATTACTCTAGCTCCACCTAATCCTAATGAACTAACAGATGTCGCACAAACTGCACCACCAGACGCTCTAGACCCAGCAACCGGATTTTTTGTGCAGGACGGTCCTTTGTTTACTGCTGTTTTTCAAGAGCTTGTTGAATTTAACGGCTCAAATTACCACGAGGTAGTTCCAGTAATTGCCGAGAATTACACAACTCCTAACTATCAGAATTACTACTTCTATTTAAGACAGTGCATCCATTTCTCTGATGGCGTTCAAGTTAATGCTTCAACTGTTTGGTTCTCTCTCTATAGGACTATATTAATGGGTCAAGGACCGGGAGTTGCAAACTATATCGGTTTACTATTTAACTCAACAGTTTACGCAGTTAGCGGTTATGCAATACCTTGGGGAGTATGTTACGCAATAGAGAACGCAACGGGATTACACACTGTTGGTAACTACACATTGACAGCAGAAGTTCTAGCGTCAATACTCTCTCATTTCAACGCTAACAATGCTACAATACAGAAGATAATGAGTTATCCAAACCAAGCAATAGTAGTGAAAGGACCATATGAAGTAGAAATAAACACATTAGAACCGTATAGATATTTACCCCTTGTTTTAGCAGGTTGGTGGGGTGCTATTGTTAATCCTGTTTGTGTTGACATGCACGGAGGAGTAGTTCCTAATTCCGTAAATTCATATATCAATGAGCATGGAATGAATGGTACCGGTCCTTACGTTATAGTTAAGGTCTGTCCGGGATTCTCAACGATTGAATTAGAAGCTAATCCGAACTACTGGGCTGTTGGAAAGAATGTTCCGGCAGTTGCTGAGCCTGCACACATAAAGTATATAATAATCGACTATGGTCTAACACATAATGATAGAGTTGAAGACTTCGTAAAGAATAAAGCACAGATTTCGTATATATCAATACCATACTTATCACAAATACTAGGAACGCCGCCATATAACGAAATTCCAGAAAATGCGACTTTCGTCAACTTTGGTGCTGAGCCTGGGGTACTCTTTATTGCCATGAATACTCAGAAGTTCCCGACCAATATTACAAACTTTAGGTTGGCAATAGAGCATGCAATTAATTACAGTGCATTATTATCAATATTCTCATATAACGGTAAACCGTTAGCTTGTGAGTTCTTAGGCCCTATTTCACCAGAATGTAAGGGTTATTATGATCCGGCTAATCTTAGCATGTATAATTATGATCCTTCCTTAGCAATGCATTACTTGAATGAAGCTGGATATATAGGCGATTTTTACGTTGTGCTACCTAATGGTACTGTTTTAGGTAATCCTTCTGGAACTCAATTGCCACCGCTTTCCTTATATGCATTAGCTCCGGTTAACGAACTTGAGCAGGACGAGCTCGAGGTAATATCTCATGATTTAAGTCAAATAGGAATAGCAACAACAGTGTACTACGTGTTACCATCGGTAATACCGTCCTTTAATACACCTAATGACAGTCCACAACTACTTGATTTAGGTTGGTTCCCCGACTGGCCTGATCCGGTATTCCAAGAATTAATGCCTATTACTGATATAGAGTTTGGAGCTATAGATCATGCATGGTTTAACTGTCCTACTCTCCAGTCAATGTATAATACTCTACCGTTCATTACAAATGTAACATTACAAGAGGAACTAACGGCAAAAGCATATTCTATAATATATAATGAAGCACCTTATGTCTGGCTACCAGTTCCAGACGATTACTTCCTTGTACAACCATACATTCACTGCTTCCAATATAACGAATTTGTAGGATATTACTATAATATGATGTACTATAGTAATTATACATATACCACATGA
- a CDS encoding ABC transporter substrate-binding protein yields the protein MKALSKVSSVVLILIVIIAIIGGVLIYNQISKKTVTTTTIALKPSNTSVLVDVAQTVAPDSLDPATDFLDQVEPLFYAVFQELVEPNGSNYLQVVPIIAQNYTISSNYQNYYFYLRPCVHFADGVQVNASTVWFSLYRTILMGQPPGVADYICILFNQTIYSVSGYAIPWGVCYAIENATGLHTVGNYNLTAHVLAYILSHFNANNATIQKIMSYPNQAVVVKGPYEVEINLLHPYKYFLLDMANSWGAIVDPVYIDEHGGVQPNEANCYINAHGMPGTGPYEIEYVGPSFNCVVLVANPNYWATGKNVPIIAESPHIKVIEIYYGVTHNDRVEDFLENKAQISYVSIPYLGQVLNQYPYSKINESQVFYSLGILPGVQFIAMNTQKFPTNITDFRLAIEHAINYSQLLSLFSYNGKELASEFLGPISPQYGKLYNPNNLSVYSYNLSMAIHYLNEAGYEGHFYVVLPNGSVIGDSNGIQLPTLEIIALAPVTQVEQEEFQIITEDLAKIGISVSVQYVLFSVISSYTSPQSTPNMVAIGWTPDWPDPIFQQMMPLTDIAFGGPSGNFAWFNNSDLQSMYNTLPFITNTTLQEKMVAKAYSIIYDCAPYIWLPVTCSYYLIQPYVKGVILSVADGYLIYFYNTMYYSN from the coding sequence ATGAAAGCATTAAGTAAGGTCTCATCCGTAGTTCTAATTTTAATTGTTATTATAGCTATAATAGGAGGAGTATTAATTTACAATCAAATATCTAAAAAAACTGTTACTACTACTACGATAGCTCTAAAACCTTCTAATACATCAGTACTTGTGGATGTAGCTCAAACGGTAGCTCCAGATTCCTTGGATCCTGCTACAGACTTTTTAGATCAAGTAGAACCCTTATTCTATGCGGTTTTCCAAGAGCTCGTAGAACCTAATGGAAGTAATTACTTACAAGTAGTACCTATAATTGCTCAAAATTATACAATATCATCAAATTATCAGAATTACTACTTCTACTTGAGGCCTTGCGTGCACTTTGCTGATGGCGTTCAAGTTAATGCTTCAACCGTTTGGTTCTCTCTCTATAGGACTATATTAATGGGTCAACCTCCAGGAGTAGCAGATTATATTTGTATTTTGTTTAATCAAACCATTTATTCAGTTAGCGGTTACGCAATACCTTGGGGAGTATGTTACGCAATAGAGAACGCAACGGGATTACACACTGTAGGAAATTATAATTTAACCGCTCACGTATTAGCTTACATACTTTCTCATTTTAACGCTAACAATGCTACAATACAGAAGATAATGAGTTATCCAAACCAAGCAGTAGTAGTAAAAGGACCATATGAAGTAGAAATTAACCTACTTCATCCGTATAAATACTTTTTGCTAGATATGGCAAATTCATGGGGCGCAATAGTTGATCCAGTTTACATTGATGAACATGGCGGTGTTCAACCTAATGAAGCAAATTGTTACATAAATGCTCATGGTATGCCGGGTACTGGCCCTTACGAGATAGAATATGTAGGTCCGTCATTTAATTGTGTTGTATTAGTTGCTAATCCTAATTATTGGGCAACTGGTAAGAACGTTCCGATAATAGCGGAATCACCACATATTAAGGTTATAGAAATATACTATGGAGTAACACACAATGATAGAGTAGAAGATTTCTTAGAAAATAAAGCACAAATATCCTACGTTTCAATACCTTATTTAGGTCAAGTGCTTAATCAATATCCTTACTCTAAGATTAATGAAAGTCAAGTTTTCTATAGTCTAGGTATTTTACCTGGAGTTCAATTTATTGCCATGAATACTCAGAAGTTCCCAACTAATATTACAGACTTTAGGTTGGCAATAGAGCATGCAATTAATTACTCACAATTGCTCTCGCTGTTCTCCTATAATGGTAAGGAATTGGCATCAGAATTTTTAGGGCCTATATCTCCTCAATATGGTAAACTTTATAATCCCAATAATTTATCTGTATACTCTTATAATTTGTCCATGGCTATACATTATCTGAACGAGGCTGGCTACGAGGGACATTTCTATGTAGTATTGCCTAATGGCAGTGTAATAGGTGATTCTAACGGAATTCAATTACCTACATTAGAAATCATTGCCTTAGCGCCAGTTACACAAGTAGAACAGGAAGAATTTCAGATAATAACGGAAGATCTAGCTAAAATAGGAATTTCAGTTTCTGTTCAATATGTTCTATTTTCAGTTATATCCTCATACACTTCACCTCAATCGACTCCTAATATGGTTGCGATAGGTTGGACTCCAGACTGGCCAGATCCAATATTTCAGCAAATGATGCCGTTAACTGATATAGCGTTCGGTGGTCCTTCGGGCAACTTCGCTTGGTTCAACAATTCTGATTTACAATCAATGTATAATACTCTACCCTTCATTACTAATACAACACTTCAAGAGAAAATGGTAGCAAAGGCGTATAGTATAATTTACGACTGTGCACCATATATATGGTTGCCGGTTACTTGCTCTTATTACTTAATTCAGCCATACGTAAAGGGCGTTATACTTAGCGTGGCCGACGGGTATCTAATATATTTCTATAATACTATGTACTATTCTAACTAA
- a CDS encoding APC family permease, which translates to MSLKRDKKAVSVPDLGAVTDIQMRKSLNKLELLFLSLQGVIGSGWLFASLYTAAYTGGSAIIAWIIGGLMLLPIALTYSEIASIIPKSGGVIRYPHYTHGGLLGYIISWSYFAAGATVPAIEATAVVTYLSSLFPQLTVNGYLTTYGILLAYGLIFLFFIINYLGVSILGKVAHGVGWWKLIIPSVAVILLLSFYYNPSNFTAGGGLFPSPSNLATSYYGMAAVLYSIPATGILFAYTGFRQAIEYGSEAKNPKKDIPFAVVGAVLISIVLYTLLQVAFIGAINWSAINVKVGDWGGIQNSILSSGPFYEIFSTAGVSGLVRLIFISFAILLLIDAVVSPSGTTLVGMGSGTRVLYGLASNGYFPEIFLKLGKTRVPVVSLITVTVLGSIFLLPFPAWIALVGIVSSAAVFSYIMGGVSLEVLRKKAPDVNRQFKVPFSKVIAPLSTISALLIVYWSGFITLFEVVTIIFSGIPIFIGYYTRKFWNVKKSILIPSLAVNIFGIVIGTALFYILTSGLSTTNNLGFVIYIATLSAVSLFDFIVAYKYGNSGEAKAGGLMLFLILASLVLSYFGSFGMYPIIPFPEDLIPVIALGLAFHYLAIKNSLGEEEIREIIRRTTEGLI; encoded by the coding sequence TAAAAAAGCAGTTTCCGTTCCAGATTTAGGAGCAGTAACAGATATTCAAATGAGAAAATCACTAAATAAACTTGAGTTACTGTTCCTTTCACTTCAAGGAGTGATTGGCTCAGGTTGGTTATTCGCATCGCTCTATACTGCAGCATATACTGGGGGTTCAGCGATAATAGCCTGGATAATAGGCGGTTTAATGCTACTTCCAATAGCGTTAACATATTCCGAAATAGCTTCAATAATACCAAAATCGGGAGGCGTAATAAGGTATCCTCATTATACTCACGGCGGCCTTTTAGGTTATATAATATCTTGGAGTTACTTCGCAGCAGGAGCCACTGTACCTGCAATAGAAGCTACCGCTGTAGTTACCTATCTTTCAAGCCTATTTCCCCAGCTTACAGTTAATGGCTATTTAACTACTTATGGAATTTTATTGGCATACGGATTAATATTTCTATTCTTTATAATAAATTACCTAGGAGTCAGTATATTAGGTAAAGTAGCCCACGGAGTAGGTTGGTGGAAGTTAATAATTCCCTCAGTAGCCGTAATTCTGCTACTGTCCTTCTATTATAACCCTTCTAACTTTACTGCAGGCGGTGGGCTATTTCCATCTCCTTCAAATTTAGCTACTTCTTACTATGGAATGGCTGCAGTATTATATTCAATCCCCGCCACCGGAATTTTATTTGCATATACAGGATTTAGGCAGGCAATAGAGTACGGTAGCGAAGCTAAAAATCCTAAAAAAGATATTCCGTTTGCGGTAGTCGGTGCAGTATTAATTTCAATCGTCTTATATACCTTACTTCAAGTTGCATTTATAGGGGCAATAAACTGGAGTGCAATAAACGTAAAAGTAGGAGACTGGGGAGGAATTCAAAATTCTATATTATCCTCCGGGCCTTTCTACGAAATTTTTAGCACTGCAGGCGTGAGCGGACTAGTAAGGCTAATATTCATTTCATTTGCAATACTGTTGTTAATTGATGCGGTAGTATCTCCTTCCGGGACAACGTTAGTAGGCATGGGTAGCGGTACGAGAGTGCTGTATGGCTTAGCGTCCAATGGATACTTTCCAGAAATATTCTTAAAATTGGGAAAAACTAGAGTGCCCGTAGTGTCTTTAATAACTGTTACAGTTTTAGGGTCTATATTCCTATTACCTTTCCCGGCGTGGATAGCGTTAGTAGGAATAGTGTCCTCAGCTGCTGTGTTCTCTTATATCATGGGAGGCGTAAGCTTAGAGGTATTAAGGAAGAAGGCCCCAGATGTAAATAGGCAATTTAAAGTACCTTTTAGTAAGGTTATAGCACCTTTATCCACAATCTCAGCCTTGCTGATAGTGTACTGGTCTGGATTTATTACATTGTTTGAAGTAGTAACGATAATATTTTCTGGAATTCCAATATTTATAGGTTATTATACTAGAAAGTTCTGGAACGTTAAGAAGAGCATTTTAATACCTTCCCTTGCGGTTAATATCTTTGGAATAGTGATAGGCACTGCCTTATTTTATATCCTTACTTCAGGTTTAAGTACAACAAATAACCTAGGATTTGTAATTTACATCGCAACACTCTCTGCAGTATCATTATTTGATTTTATTGTGGCATATAAATATGGGAACAGCGGTGAGGCTAAGGCTGGAGGATTAATGCTTTTCTTAATCTTAGCCAGTCTAGTTTTATCCTATTTCGGCAGTTTCGGTATGTATCCTATAATACCGTTCCCAGAAGATCTAATACCCGTCATAGCTCTAGGGCTTGCATTTCACTACTTAGCTATTAAAAATAGTCTTGGAGAAGAGGAAATAAGAGAAATAATAAGGAGGACGACTGAAGGATTAATATAA